The region TTCGCGCTCTTCTTTTACTGCATAGTTGATCAGGTAATCGTAGAGTCTGATAAGACGTGAATTCTGATTATTCTGATCAATCCAGTGCCCGATCATTCCTATAGTGCGGGCCAGAACAAAGAAGCCGTTCAGTGAGTACTCCGGGAAATCAAGGTCAACAAGAATACAGCCGATGGTACCATCAACGTTAAGGATAAGATTATCCTTTTTGGCTGTCGTAACCTTTTCGACTTCGAGAGCATAGTCCAGACAAGGGGTGTGGAGCGTGGTCTGGTTTTTAACGTAATCAACCAGATACTTCACCCTTTTGTCAGGGTTTTTAAGACTCTTTACCCTGTGACCGATACCGGGAACCGGACCGACATTCTGCTTCATCCAGGAGAGAAAGCCGGAAATATCATTGGGATACTCCTTGACGCCGTACTTGAAATATTTACCGGCATTGGTCACGGCTCCGCCGAATCGGGGGCCGATCATGGTCATACCGGCCGATACAGCCTGAGGCAGGTCAATTCCGGCACATGCGGCAATAATGGAACCGAAAGCTCCGGAGACCGCCGGGCCATGGTCGGCAGAGATCATGATGATGCGCTTGATGATCTCCGACTCCTCTCTGGATGGAAGTTTCTTGTTCCAGAGAAGACCGATAACATCCTCAATACCATACCCTTTCTCACAGAGTTCGGAGGCGGCATAACCGACATAACGGGGCTCTTCACCACGATCATCGGAGATGGTGGTACGAATAAGCGGCTCAACGATAACCTCACCCTGCTTCATGACCTCCTGAACACTTGGAGGAAGTGCCGGGAGAAGCTTTTCATCGAGTTCCGGTTCCGGCTTGATCACTCCGCTTGCAAGCAACTCCTGATAGACCTGCTTGATGGCTTTGCTGAGTCCGCCGAACGTATCCGGCACGACAGCGCCGGCATCACGCAGTGCGTTCATTTTGGAGCGTGCAGAGCCAAGACCCTTCTTGCCCTCCTTGGCTCCGGCATGACCGAATTTCATACCCTGGGGAAGCACCTCCTGACAGGTTCCGCCGATTGCGGCAATAACCTTGATGCGGCGTACTTCAGCTCCGAGCCAATCTGCAGCCTCCTCTTCAAGCGTACCGCCGACTTCGCCGACAATAACAACCGCCTTGGTCTCGGGATCATTTTCAAACATCTCAAGGTAGGTGACAAAGTCCGTTCCCGGATAGGAGTCACCGCCGATTGCAACGGCTGTTGTGACACCGTTACCGTTCTGGGCGCAGAGCCACATGGCCTCGTTGGAGAGTCCGCCCGACTTTGTAATAACGCCGAATGATCCGGAGCGATAGAGGTTACAAAGCTTCAGATTTTTATACTCGCCACCGATAACACCGAGACGGCACTCACCGGCAGAAAGGATACCGATAGAGGATGGGCCGTTGAAAATCTTGCCCGTTTCAAGCGCATACTTGCGCAGCCGCTTGGCATCTTTTTCCGGCACACCTTCCGTGATCATGGAGACAAGCTTGATGCCCTTTGCATCGAGAGCCTCCTTTGCTGACTGATAGGCTCTTGATGAGCCGATATAGATCAGTGCGGTATTGATCTGAGGATTTTCCTCAAGTGCCTGTTCAAGCGATGAGTAAACAGTAACATTATTCAGCTCACCACCGCGATATATCTCTTTCTGCTGGCCCTCTTCAGGCGGGTAGACAAAAGCCTGGACTGTCAAAGGCCGGTTGATCAGAAAGTCGAACTGGGCCATACGCCTGGCGGCATTCAATCCGGCAACACCGCCTATGATGACCGCTCGTGTTTCCTTATTTGCTAAAATGCTCACGATTCTTTCCGGTTAATAATTAGAAGTTTCTCTTTTTTGCTTTCCTGCGGAAAGCGCTCCTTATGAATTCAGGGCAAGATCGACGATATCGGTCATCGGCATGCTGCGGTCGTAGACGTGGATATCAAATCCCTCTTCCTGCAGCTTTTTGATGGCGGCAAGTCCCTGATTTTCATTCGGTCCGCCACGACGCACCCAGATTTTCACATTCTCAAGGTATCCTTTCGATTTGCTCTCACGGAACCCGTTGATGATACCGCTGAAGGTCGCCTTGACATCAGTGAAATTGGCAATTGCGCCGCCGACAATAATATGCTTGATATTCGGAAGTCTGCAGATAGTTTCAGTCAGAGCCTCTACTGCCCAGTCCGGCGGATCACCGGAGTATTCGGCATAATTGGCGATTGTGCCTCCTCTTGCCACAACAGCGTCGGAATAGAAAACCGAAGCGCCGCCACCGGCTGTCAGGAGGGCAACATCACCACCGGGAACCTCGACCAGCTTTACCGAGCCCTTGATACGGGCATCGATATCCATGATCTGCTGCTCGGCTTCAGTAAAGGGCCTGCCAATTTCGGAAACCGGCTTGAAATCCCAGTCAGCATGACGGAAGCGGGCATCCCAGTCAACGTTCATGACCGCATCAAGTGCTGCAAAGCGCATATCACTTTTGCGAATGACCAGCGGATTGATCTCGATTGACTGCGAATCTTCATTATCAAAACAGAGAATAAGACGTGAAGCGATTTTAGCCACACGCTCGGCAACCTCTCCGGTAAAACCGGCCTGAAGGGCAACTTCAGTAATCTCTTCGAT is a window of Candidatus Chlorobium masyuteum DNA encoding:
- a CDS encoding citrate/2-methylcitrate synthase, with amino-acid sequence MSILANKETRAVIIGGVAGLNAARRMAQFDFLINRPLTVQAFVYPPEEGQQKEIYRGGELNNVTVYSSLEQALEENPQINTALIYIGSSRAYQSAKEALDAKGIKLVSMITEGVPEKDAKRLRKYALETGKIFNGPSSIGILSAGECRLGVIGGEYKNLKLCNLYRSGSFGVITKSGGLSNEAMWLCAQNGNGVTTAVAIGGDSYPGTDFVTYLEMFENDPETKAVVIVGEVGGTLEEEAADWLGAEVRRIKVIAAIGGTCQEVLPQGMKFGHAGAKEGKKGLGSARSKMNALRDAGAVVPDTFGGLSKAIKQVYQELLASGVIKPEPELDEKLLPALPPSVQEVMKQGEVIVEPLIRTTISDDRGEEPRYVGYAASELCEKGYGIEDVIGLLWNKKLPSREESEIIKRIIMISADHGPAVSGAFGSIIAACAGIDLPQAVSAGMTMIGPRFGGAVTNAGKYFKYGVKEYPNDISGFLSWMKQNVGPVPGIGHRVKSLKNPDKRVKYLVDYVKNQTTLHTPCLDYALEVEKVTTAKKDNLILNVDGTIGCILVDLDFPEYSLNGFFVLARTIGMIGHWIDQNNQNSRLIRLYDYLINYAVKEEREVPEKK
- a CDS encoding ATP citrate lyase citrate-binding domain-containing protein; this translates as MAKILEGPAMKLFNKWGIPVPNYVVIMDPNRLAQLGEANKWLRESKLVVKAHEAIGGRFKLGLVKLGLNLEQALEAAQEMIGREIGTSVIRQVIVAEMLDHDEEYYLSIAGNRDGAELLLSNKGGVDIEDNWDTVKRLFIPLDENPTIEEITEVALQAGFTGEVAERVAKIASRLILCFDNEDSQSIEINPLVIRKSDMRFAALDAVMNVDWDARFRHADWDFKPVSEIGRPFTEAEQQIMDIDARIKGSVKLVEVPGGDVALLTAGGGASVFYSDAVVARGGTIANYAEYSGDPPDWAVEALTETICRLPNIKHIIVGGAIANFTDVKATFSGIINGFRESKSKGYLENVKIWVRRGGPNENQGLAAIKKLQEEGFDIHVYDRSMPMTDIVDLALNS